In Osmia bicornis bicornis chromosome 10, iOsmBic2.1, whole genome shotgun sequence, one genomic interval encodes:
- the LOC114874201 gene encoding coatomer subunit zeta-1 isoform X1: protein MNRGGSSKVAQHNLSPMPQSDQERDFQQREPTLYTVKGMAILDNDGNRILAKYYDKNVFPTSKEQKTFEKNLFNKTHRANAEIIMLDGLTCVYRSNVDLFFYVMGSSHENELILMSVLNCLYDSVSQILRKNVEKRAVLDSLDIVMLAMDEICDGGIILDADASSVVQRVALRTDDIPLGEQTVAQVLQSAKEQLKWSLLK, encoded by the exons ATGAATCGTGGTGGATCATCAAAAGTCGCGCAACATAACCTTTCTCCGATGCCTCAAAGTGACCAGGAACGCGATTTTCAACAACGC GAACCGACGCTTTACACCGTTAAGGGTATGGCCATCCTGGATAACGATGGCAACAGAATATTAGCTAAATATTATGACAAAAATGTGTTTCCCACGTCAAAGGAGcaaaaaacatttgagaaaaaTCTTTTCAATAAAACCCACAGAGCAAATGCAGAAATTATTATGTTGGATGGTTTAACCTGTGTTTATAGGAGTAATGTAGATTTATTCTTCTATGTTATGGGAAGCTCACACGAAAATGAG ctTATCTTGATGAGTGTCCTAAATTGTTTATATGATTCAGTTAGTCAGATCTTGagaaaaaatgttgaaaaaagAGCTGTTCTAGATAGCTTGGACATAGTTATGTTAGCAATGGATGAAATTTGTGATGGAgg AATTATTCTTGATGCTGATGCCTCGAGTGTTGTTCAGAGGGTAGCATTAAGGACTGATGATATTCCACTTGGAGAGCAGACAGTTGCACAg GTTTTGCAATCTGCAAAGGAACAACTGAAATGGTCcttgttgaaataa
- the LOC114874201 gene encoding coatomer subunit zeta-1 isoform X3, which produces MAILDNDGNRILAKYYDKNVFPTSKEQKTFEKNLFNKTHRANAEIIMLDGLTCVYRSNVDLFFYVMGSSHENELILMSVLNCLYDSVSQILRKNVEKRAVLDSLDIVMLAMDEICDGGIILDADASSVVQRVALRTDDIPLGEQTVAQVLQSAKEQLKWSLLK; this is translated from the exons ATGGCCATCCTGGATAACGATGGCAACAGAATATTAGCTAAATATTATGACAAAAATGTGTTTCCCACGTCAAAGGAGcaaaaaacatttgagaaaaaTCTTTTCAATAAAACCCACAGAGCAAATGCAGAAATTATTATGTTGGATGGTTTAACCTGTGTTTATAGGAGTAATGTAGATTTATTCTTCTATGTTATGGGAAGCTCACACGAAAATGAG ctTATCTTGATGAGTGTCCTAAATTGTTTATATGATTCAGTTAGTCAGATCTTGagaaaaaatgttgaaaaaagAGCTGTTCTAGATAGCTTGGACATAGTTATGTTAGCAATGGATGAAATTTGTGATGGAgg AATTATTCTTGATGCTGATGCCTCGAGTGTTGTTCAGAGGGTAGCATTAAGGACTGATGATATTCCACTTGGAGAGCAGACAGTTGCACAg GTTTTGCAATCTGCAAAGGAACAACTGAAATGGTCcttgttgaaataa
- the LOC114874201 gene encoding coatomer subunit zeta-1 isoform X2, translated as MDGQLLEPTLYTVKGMAILDNDGNRILAKYYDKNVFPTSKEQKTFEKNLFNKTHRANAEIIMLDGLTCVYRSNVDLFFYVMGSSHENELILMSVLNCLYDSVSQILRKNVEKRAVLDSLDIVMLAMDEICDGGIILDADASSVVQRVALRTDDIPLGEQTVAQVLQSAKEQLKWSLLK; from the exons ATGGATGGTCAGCTATTG GAACCGACGCTTTACACCGTTAAGGGTATGGCCATCCTGGATAACGATGGCAACAGAATATTAGCTAAATATTATGACAAAAATGTGTTTCCCACGTCAAAGGAGcaaaaaacatttgagaaaaaTCTTTTCAATAAAACCCACAGAGCAAATGCAGAAATTATTATGTTGGATGGTTTAACCTGTGTTTATAGGAGTAATGTAGATTTATTCTTCTATGTTATGGGAAGCTCACACGAAAATGAG ctTATCTTGATGAGTGTCCTAAATTGTTTATATGATTCAGTTAGTCAGATCTTGagaaaaaatgttgaaaaaagAGCTGTTCTAGATAGCTTGGACATAGTTATGTTAGCAATGGATGAAATTTGTGATGGAgg AATTATTCTTGATGCTGATGCCTCGAGTGTTGTTCAGAGGGTAGCATTAAGGACTGATGATATTCCACTTGGAGAGCAGACAGTTGCACAg GTTTTGCAATCTGCAAAGGAACAACTGAAATGGTCcttgttgaaataa
- the LOC114874199 gene encoding sulfide:quinone oxidoreductase, mitochondrial isoform X2 has product MNCTKGIRPILSCLSECNFEPFKRNILMKNVYRSNHYSCKVLVVGGGTGGCSMAAKFANTFKDPKKVIIVEPSPVHFYQPMFTLIGGGLRSYEASKKTMKDTLPKDATWLKESVMSFAPEQNQITMSNGDTVQYEIMIVAVGLQLHWEKIPGLVKSLQDGLSKVCSIYGPETVPHVFSKISRVTDGTAIFTYPNSPVKCPGAPQKILYIAEEFLRKKKVRNNVKVVYNTALPVIFGVKKYADSLWGVCKKRDIIVNLQTNLIEIDSAKQEAVFETLDGSNKTFVQKFSLLHVCPPMGPPDVLIRHSSLTNETGFLTVDPKTLRHTKYPNIYGIGDCTNTPNSKTMAAIAAQGKVLYKNIMDDLAGKPMIMAYNGYSSCPLVTGYGKCILAEFDYNLQPLETFPVDQGREYYFTYLLKAYGFPILYWNLMTRGYWDGPEFLRQYSNMIKKKKNPEAIKS; this is encoded by the exons ATGAATTGCACTAAAGGTATCCGTCCTATTCTGTCTTGCTTAAGTGAATGCAATTTTGAACCATTCAAGAGGAATATActaatgaaaaatgtatacaGAAGTAATCATTACTC GTGTAAAGTGTTAGTAGTTGGGGGTGGAACTGGAGGTTGTAGTATGGCTGCAAAATTTGCAAACACATTCAAAGATCCCAAAAAAGTGATCATAGTGGAGCCAAGTCCg GTACACTTTTATCAACCAATGTTCACTTTGATTGGTGGTGGTTTGAGATCTTATGAAGCTTCAAAAAAAACAATGAAAGATACTTTACCAAAAGATGCTACCTGGCTGAAAGAAAGTGTAATGAGCTTTGCACCTGAACAGAATCAAATAACTATGAGCAATGGAGATACTGTGCAGTATGAAATCATGATTGTTGCAGTGGGTTTGCAATTACATTGGGAAAAA ATACCAGGTTTAGTAAAGAGTCTTCAGGATGGTTTGTCAAAAGTGTGTTCCATTTATGGACCAGAGACTGTACCACATGTATTCAGCAAGATTTCAAGGGTTACCGATGGTACCGCAATATTCACCTATCCAAACAGTCCAGTTAAATGTCCAGGAGCACCccagaaaattttatatatcgCCGAGGAATTTTTGCGCAAG AAAAAAGTCCGTAACAACGTAAAAGTTGTGTATAACACAGCTTTACCAGTAATATTTGGTGTCAAGAAGTATGCTGATTCACTTTGGGGTGTTTGTAAAAAAAGAGACATTATTGTAAATCTTCAAACAAATCTAATTGAAATAGATTCAGCTAAACAGGAAGCTGTGTTCGAGACATTAGATGGCTCGAACAAAACATTCGTCCAGAAG ttttCATTACTTCATGTGTGCCCTCCAATGGGTCCACCTGACGTTTTGATAAGACATTCTTCGTTAACGAACGAAACAGGATTTTTGACTGTAGATCCTAAAACTCTACGACATACGAAATATCCAAATATATATGGAATTGGAGATTGCACCAACACCCCAAATTCCAAAACTATGGCAGCAATAG ctGCCCAGGGCAAAgtattgtataaaaatattatggaTGATCTAGCCGGTAAACCAATGATTATGGCTTACAATGGTTACTCTTCTTGCCCCTTAGTTACTGGTTACGGAAAATGTATTTTAGCTGAATTCGATTACAATTTACAACCATTAGAAACGTTCCCAGTAGATCAAGGTCGTGAATATTACTTTACGTACCTACTTAAAGCGTATGGTTTTCCTATTTTATATTGGAATTTAATGACACG TGGCTATTGGGATGGACCAGAATTTTTACGCCAATATTCAAAcatgataaaaaagaaaaaaaatccagaagcaattaaaagttaa
- the LOC114874202 gene encoding uncharacterized protein LOC114874202 — translation MRYNEGSALYVLLLLVLCVEVYTTSARHLIKKRNYSDQSVRGYLAERTCWWNEVCKEEFHSKFRCRCPRWSYCRAPGRYYDAHCSMTRTGYIWTQPDTSLTVEINK, via the exons ATGCGCTACAAC GAAGGATCAGCATTATATGTATTACTATTACTAGTTTTATGCGTAGAAGTATATACGACAAGCGCGAGACATCTgattaagaaaagaaattatagtGATCAAAGCGTAAGAGGTTATTTGGCCGAG AGAACTTGTTGGTGGAACGAAGTGTGTAAAGAAGAATTTCACAGTAAATTTCGATGTCGTTGTCCAAGATGGTCATATTGCCGTGCTCCTGGTAGATATTATGATGCACATTGCAGCATGACACGGACTGGCTATATTTGGACTCAACCAGACACTTCGTTGACAGtcgaaattaataaatga
- the LOC114874199 gene encoding sulfide:quinone oxidoreductase, mitochondrial isoform X1, giving the protein MNCTKGIRPILSCLSECNFEPFKRNILMKNVYRSNHYSCKVLVVGGGTGGCSMAAKFANTFKDPKKVIIVEPSPVHFYQPMFTLIGGGLRSYEASKKTMKDTLPKDATWLKESVMSFAPEQNQITMSNGDTVQYEIMIVAVGLQLHWEKIPGLVKSLQDGLSKVCSIYGPETVPHVFSKISRVTDGTAIFTYPNSPVKCPGAPQKILYIAEEFLRKKKKVRNNVKVVYNTALPVIFGVKKYADSLWGVCKKRDIIVNLQTNLIEIDSAKQEAVFETLDGSNKTFVQKFSLLHVCPPMGPPDVLIRHSSLTNETGFLTVDPKTLRHTKYPNIYGIGDCTNTPNSKTMAAIAAQGKVLYKNIMDDLAGKPMIMAYNGYSSCPLVTGYGKCILAEFDYNLQPLETFPVDQGREYYFTYLLKAYGFPILYWNLMTRGYWDGPEFLRQYSNMIKKKKNPEAIKS; this is encoded by the exons ATGAATTGCACTAAAGGTATCCGTCCTATTCTGTCTTGCTTAAGTGAATGCAATTTTGAACCATTCAAGAGGAATATActaatgaaaaatgtatacaGAAGTAATCATTACTC GTGTAAAGTGTTAGTAGTTGGGGGTGGAACTGGAGGTTGTAGTATGGCTGCAAAATTTGCAAACACATTCAAAGATCCCAAAAAAGTGATCATAGTGGAGCCAAGTCCg GTACACTTTTATCAACCAATGTTCACTTTGATTGGTGGTGGTTTGAGATCTTATGAAGCTTCAAAAAAAACAATGAAAGATACTTTACCAAAAGATGCTACCTGGCTGAAAGAAAGTGTAATGAGCTTTGCACCTGAACAGAATCAAATAACTATGAGCAATGGAGATACTGTGCAGTATGAAATCATGATTGTTGCAGTGGGTTTGCAATTACATTGGGAAAAA ATACCAGGTTTAGTAAAGAGTCTTCAGGATGGTTTGTCAAAAGTGTGTTCCATTTATGGACCAGAGACTGTACCACATGTATTCAGCAAGATTTCAAGGGTTACCGATGGTACCGCAATATTCACCTATCCAAACAGTCCAGTTAAATGTCCAGGAGCACCccagaaaattttatatatcgCCGAGGAATTTTTGCGCAAG AAGAAAAAAGTCCGTAACAACGTAAAAGTTGTGTATAACACAGCTTTACCAGTAATATTTGGTGTCAAGAAGTATGCTGATTCACTTTGGGGTGTTTGTAAAAAAAGAGACATTATTGTAAATCTTCAAACAAATCTAATTGAAATAGATTCAGCTAAACAGGAAGCTGTGTTCGAGACATTAGATGGCTCGAACAAAACATTCGTCCAGAAG ttttCATTACTTCATGTGTGCCCTCCAATGGGTCCACCTGACGTTTTGATAAGACATTCTTCGTTAACGAACGAAACAGGATTTTTGACTGTAGATCCTAAAACTCTACGACATACGAAATATCCAAATATATATGGAATTGGAGATTGCACCAACACCCCAAATTCCAAAACTATGGCAGCAATAG ctGCCCAGGGCAAAgtattgtataaaaatattatggaTGATCTAGCCGGTAAACCAATGATTATGGCTTACAATGGTTACTCTTCTTGCCCCTTAGTTACTGGTTACGGAAAATGTATTTTAGCTGAATTCGATTACAATTTACAACCATTAGAAACGTTCCCAGTAGATCAAGGTCGTGAATATTACTTTACGTACCTACTTAAAGCGTATGGTTTTCCTATTTTATATTGGAATTTAATGACACG TGGCTATTGGGATGGACCAGAATTTTTACGCCAATATTCAAAcatgataaaaaagaaaaaaaatccagaagcaattaaaagttaa